The following are encoded together in the Aliidongia dinghuensis genome:
- a CDS encoding LLM class flavin-dependent oxidoreductase, protein MTEPKRQMHLGVFVQAAGHHVAGWRLPDAEAGSENLDLIKRIAATAERGKFDLFFLADGLTTGKDAHPSMVARFEPMTLLAALAMSTSRIGLAATVSTTYGEPFHVARAFSSLDHLSQGRAGWNVVTTSYARSAANFSRGAHPEHDERYAIAREFVEIAKGLWDSWEDGAFVMDKSTGAYFDPSKLHLLEHEGKYFSVKGPLNSSRPPQGHPIIIQAGSSDPGQELAAETADVVFTAQADLEEAKAFYDGLKARLPRYGRRSDQLHVMPGVFPVIGRTEQEALDKLKLLQSWADPAASLALVSERLGHDISGYPMDGPVPELPLSDQLRSRSKLLADLARRENLTLGELVAIVASARGHWMVRGTPERIADQLEAWFVGGAADGFNIMPPYFPGGLDDFVDLVVPILQERGLFRTDYTGSTLRDHLGLTRPENRHVRSHG, encoded by the coding sequence ATGACCGAACCCAAGCGGCAAATGCATCTCGGCGTCTTCGTCCAGGCGGCCGGGCACCACGTGGCCGGCTGGCGGCTGCCGGACGCCGAAGCCGGCAGCGAGAATCTCGATCTCATTAAGCGCATCGCCGCGACGGCCGAGCGCGGCAAGTTCGACCTGTTCTTCCTGGCCGACGGGCTCACCACGGGGAAGGACGCGCACCCTTCGATGGTCGCCCGGTTCGAGCCGATGACGCTGCTCGCGGCCCTCGCCATGAGCACCAGCCGCATCGGCCTCGCCGCGACCGTGTCGACAACCTATGGCGAGCCGTTCCATGTCGCGCGCGCCTTCTCCTCGCTCGACCATCTGAGCCAGGGCCGGGCCGGCTGGAACGTGGTCACGACTTCCTATGCCCGGTCGGCGGCGAACTTCTCGCGCGGCGCCCATCCGGAGCACGACGAGCGCTATGCCATCGCCCGCGAGTTCGTCGAGATCGCCAAGGGACTGTGGGACAGCTGGGAGGACGGCGCCTTCGTCATGGACAAGTCGACCGGCGCCTATTTCGACCCGAGCAAGCTCCATCTGCTCGAGCACGAGGGCAAGTATTTCTCGGTCAAGGGCCCGCTCAACAGCTCGCGCCCGCCGCAGGGCCATCCGATCATCATCCAGGCCGGCTCGTCCGATCCCGGCCAGGAGCTCGCGGCCGAGACCGCCGACGTGGTGTTCACGGCCCAGGCGGACCTCGAGGAGGCGAAGGCGTTCTACGACGGGCTCAAGGCGCGCCTGCCACGCTATGGCCGGCGGTCGGACCAGCTTCATGTCATGCCGGGCGTGTTCCCGGTCATCGGCCGGACCGAGCAGGAGGCGCTCGACAAGCTCAAGCTGCTGCAGAGCTGGGCCGATCCGGCAGCCTCGCTGGCACTCGTCTCGGAACGGCTCGGCCACGATATCTCGGGCTATCCGATGGACGGGCCGGTGCCCGAGCTGCCCCTGTCGGACCAGCTCCGGAGCCGGTCGAAGCTGCTGGCGGATCTGGCGCGGCGCGAAAACCTGACCTTGGGCGAGCTGGTCGCGATCGTGGCGAGCGCGCGCGGCCATTGGATGGTGCGCGGCACGCCCGAGCGGATTGCCGACCAGCTCGAGGCCTGGTTCGTCGGCGGTGCCGCCGACGGCTTCAACATCATGCCGCCCTATTTCCCGGGCGGGCTCGACGATTTCGTCGACCTGGTCGTGCCGATCCTGCAGGAACGCGGGCTGTTCCGCACCGACTACACGGGCTCGACGCTGCGCGACCATCTGGGGCTGACGCGGCCGGAGAATCGGCACGTGCGATCGCATGGGTAG
- the nuoK gene encoding NADH-quinone oxidoreductase subunit NuoK — translation MVPLWWQIVLGAVLFVIGAAGVLLRRNILVVLMSLELLLNSVNINFIAFGRYYDDLRGQIFAIFVIAITAAEVAIALGILVALVRNKSTLKVDDVTLMKG, via the coding sequence ATGGTACCGCTCTGGTGGCAGATCGTGCTCGGAGCGGTCCTATTCGTGATCGGAGCGGCGGGTGTGCTGCTCAGGCGCAACATCCTGGTCGTGCTGATGTCGCTGGAGCTACTGCTCAACTCGGTCAACATCAATTTCATCGCTTTCGGGCGTTACTACGACGACCTGCGCGGACAGATCTTCGCGATCTTCGTCATCGCGATCACCGCGGCGGAAGTTGCCATCGCCCTCGGTATCCTGGTCGCCCTCGTGAGGAACAAATCCACCCTCAAGGTCGACGACGTGACCCTGATGAAAGGATAG
- a CDS encoding NADH-quinone oxidoreductase subunit J family protein, whose translation MDQGFFLLFAAASVITALTVVLARNPVHSALALMACFLPISGIFVLLEAPFLAVIQIFVYVGAIMVLFLFVIMMIDVREAVFQRFLPGGNLPALVLLVLLGGEMLVLVLSSDRFSVTEPVATRTAGDIRQLSTTLFADYLLPFEVASVILLAALVGAIVLARKEPK comes from the coding sequence ATGGATCAGGGGTTCTTCCTTCTGTTCGCAGCGGCCTCCGTGATCACGGCGCTGACCGTGGTCCTGGCGCGGAATCCGGTCCACAGCGCATTGGCGCTGATGGCGTGTTTCCTGCCGATCTCGGGAATCTTCGTCCTGCTCGAGGCGCCGTTCCTCGCGGTCATCCAGATCTTCGTCTATGTCGGCGCGATCATGGTCTTGTTCCTATTCGTGATCATGATGATCGACGTGCGCGAAGCGGTGTTTCAGCGGTTCTTGCCGGGCGGTAACCTGCCGGCTCTGGTGCTGCTCGTCCTGCTAGGGGGCGAGATGCTTGTGCTGGTGCTCTCGAGCGACCGCTTTTCGGTCACGGAACCCGTTGCCACGCGCACCGCCGGCGACATCAGGCAGCTCAGCACGACGCTGTTCGCCGACTATCTTCTGCCGTTTGAAGTCGCCTCCGTCATTCTGCTGGCGGCCCTGGTCGGCGCCATCGTGCTGGCACGGAAGGAGCCTAAGTGA
- a CDS encoding class I SAM-dependent methyltransferase, translating to MTTLAAILTLMSLALRFDEGSAIQQPLRGRDHRRPRPAVSIGAAGDASADRVGRPGRHGEAASGLTQPASHYRSPIRRSHCGNVSWGILQHRLQAARGECFGAQDLIELAALPDYYNDDYVLLSDIMTPAEKTQAEVAYISRMLQVGLGTRILDLGCGYGRIAHELALAGAVVTGIDLVPAMIEKARSRAERDGLSIDYRIGDMVRLVGLSGFDAAIMWFFSFGYGDDRNHAKILKAACGALKKGGFLLLDQYNTHVLAAENHPSLVDRGESLVIHKPVPDLEAGRWGVERVVVKDGTIHRSRFSCRCYTPPELRAMCLAAGFRDVRFVSEESNEYLPASRKLVAIALK from the coding sequence ATGACGACCCTCGCGGCAATCCTGACGCTCATGTCGCTTGCGCTCAGGTTTGATGAGGGTTCGGCCATACAGCAACCCCTCCGCGGTCGCGATCATCGCCGGCCTCGTCCTGCAGTTTCCATTGGCGCTGCTGGTGATGCTAGCGCCGATCGGGTTGGCCGGCCGGGTCGGCACGGCGAAGCCGCAAGCGGCTTGACGCAACCGGCGTCACATTACCGATCGCCAATCCGCCGGTCACACTGCGGCAATGTGTCATGGGGCATACTCCAGCACCGCTTGCAGGCGGCCAGGGGTGAATGCTTTGGGGCACAGGATTTGATCGAACTCGCGGCGCTGCCGGATTACTACAACGACGACTATGTCCTGCTGTCCGACATCATGACGCCGGCGGAGAAGACCCAGGCGGAAGTCGCCTATATCAGCCGCATGCTTCAGGTCGGGCTCGGCACCAGAATCCTCGACCTCGGTTGCGGGTACGGCCGCATTGCTCATGAGCTTGCGCTGGCCGGCGCGGTCGTCACGGGCATCGACCTCGTGCCAGCGATGATCGAGAAGGCGCGCAGCCGGGCCGAGCGGGACGGCCTGTCGATCGACTATCGGATCGGAGACATGGTCCGGCTCGTCGGCCTGAGCGGCTTCGATGCCGCCATCATGTGGTTCTTCTCGTTCGGCTACGGCGACGACCGCAACCACGCGAAAATCCTGAAAGCGGCATGCGGCGCGCTCAAGAAGGGCGGCTTTCTGCTGTTGGACCAATACAATACCCATGTGCTGGCGGCCGAGAACCATCCGAGCCTCGTGGATCGGGGCGAGAGCCTTGTCATCCACAAACCGGTCCCCGATCTCGAAGCTGGCCGCTGGGGCGTGGAGCGCGTCGTCGTCAAGGATGGGACCATCCATCGGTCGCGATTCTCCTGCCGCTGCTACACGCCGCCGGAGCTTCGGGCCATGTGCCTGGCCGCGGGGTTCCGAGACGTCCGGTTCGTGAGCGAAGAGTCGAATGAATACCTGCCAGCGAGCCGCAAGCTCGTCGCGATCGCGCTGAAATGA